tgtgtttctgtttgtgtttgtgtttgtttttgtcttttggGTCTTTGGAGTGACTTCATTTTCTCAGGCAACTTGGCTGACATGCAACCCGCTTAATTTCTATTATCGTATAACGCCATTGTTTTAAACAATGTGCACTGCACATTTCCACTGCATAATAAACTATAAGCTTCAAGCATACTATTCTCTGCACTCTGTACAACAGACAGttcagacaaacaaacaaacaaaccatataatactcgtatttttatactttaccCACTACCCATATATGGCACACTTTGCGAAGTAGGCGGGGGGAGgggagtgtgtgagtgtgagtgtgagtggtTTTTGATTACCAAATCCAAAAACtatgtaaaaaaaagtttaagcGTCACGTAGTACTTTTTACTATACGAGAAGAGTTGTTGACTTTCGGCATAGTTGAAAATTTGGACTTGGTCAGCGATTAGAGCCAAGCAGCTGACTCCACAAGACAGACCGAAAGAACAgccacaatttgtattttcagtCTACGCTCTTgacttgaaaaaaaataaaagagtgtTGAAAAGCAGAAAAGGTGTCACTCGCTTTCATGCAGCCCACTGCAATTGCCTAATGAGCAAGGGGATTGGCAATTGTGccatataaagaatatttataataacaatCAACAAGAAATTTTATCTTTAACGACAAAATGCACTTGTCGccgtaaattaaatatttacttcgCCCATgttaataatgataatttcgttgaattgaaatgtttacCAAAGTTGAATCACCCTCATATCGTGAGTGTATTTTACTTGGTCacatttctctctttttttggggGCAAGCTCActtgagttcagttcagttcttTGGCGTCTGAGTCAGTTCAAGTCCACAAACCCCGCTAATGGCCCCCTAGAGGCCCCCagtatctccctctctccccctcCACTCCCTTGCAGTTATCTGTTGGAAACTCgggaaaaaagcaaagaaaatatatagaaaaaaaaaaactgcgaGAACagtgcaaaatgcaaatgcaaatgcaaatattacgAATGACACTGGAATGAGAATTCGAATTCACAGCGGATATTGCACAGCCTTATAGCATTTCCTTTATGACCGTGCATTATAGTAAGCAAATAATTTAGAGTCGGACGATataagaaagcaaaacaaaagttaaacgctaaaatatactataaataaataaattataaattttttcgCAAGTGGTCTTCAATTTGTCACGCTTAATAGAACGGATGAAattacacacatttatttattattattttttttgtttatcaacaactgtgaaaaatattgcaattgtttattgttttattctcAAACTTGGAATGGAGCTGCATAAATTTATAGTTAAACTTGAAATCGAGTCTACTAATACTATTTTTCATGCTTGGCagttttatttctattatcaTTAACATTTGGAATAAAGCTTGGCTTGGTAGAGTTCTAATATCAAAGCTTTGCATTCAAATTTTGACATAACCTTTAAAGCTCGTAATTCGTTTTATTTCGTAACACACATTTAATCCAAGACTTATTAACGCTAAGCAAGTacacacaactacaactacgtaattattgtttattgacCCGCGGGCGAATAGCGGAAGTTGAGAGAATGAATGCATTGcaaccaaaaaacaacaacagcaacagcattgaACTTGatcgacagcgactgcgacttcggCTTATCAAGGTGGCCAGCTTTAAGCAAAGCCTATAACGAATAtctatgtgtgtctgtgtgtttgtatgaGCAACTTAAAATACAGCAAAAGCTATAGCaacaataagaataagaaCAGCAAAAGCTGCAGCCAACTGATGACCGCCAGAACAAAACGAAGTTGAAGAGCagcagacacaaacacacacacacttgcaagCGTATAGAAAGGAAAGGAAATACTatggcgtgtgtgtgtgccattgCATTTGTATGCAAACGAAATATAAAGAACACGAACAgggagcacacacaaaaagcgtgtgcataaaaaatgcaaaggcaacacaaaataaaaaaaaaacttgtcgAACTGGTCGCTTACTTTTAACTTTACTGCTGTGCTGAGCTCGAGCCAAGGAACTGTTGTGTTGGTGTCGGGGGCAGATATGGAGGCGGAGACGGAGGCAACGCCTGCGCCGCCAACGTGAAAAGGATTGCGCGATCGCCGGGGTTGGATGGAGGACCCTTTTTTTGGTCACGGTGAGTGGAGTTCACGTTAAGTAGATGCACCGCgctgttgttgccaatttATTTGCGTTCGTTGCggctttttcaatttccatttgcatatcacacacaaaacaaacgcaCAAACAACTCAGCGCAAAGCAACCGCCGCAGctttcaaatataaaagaacGAAGCGACACGCGAAACGCAAACACGACAACCGCACGGTATGAAGCGCGGCAAATGACTGAAAGCTGCTCTTACCGTGAGAGTCTCACGGCAGTCACGACTCAGAACAAGCGCGATCTCgttcgcattgttgttgttattgtactCTCACTGCCGCTTGCTATCTCATTCTGGCGCGCCAACTGAATGAAAGTCGCTCTCTCAAAACTTCAGAACGAGCAACAGTTGGAAAATCTTATTGGACTTGCCGTAGCGCTCTCTTGCGCTCTTGCTTAATTTTGCTCTCAATCAGCTGTTTAAATATGTGCGCGTATATTTTTGTctttgagaaaaaaaaacattcgcTCTAAATACTATTGCACTTAAAAGTAAACTGCCCCCCGCTCCCATAACTGAAAAAAGGAATCTCTCTCAATGGGAACGTGCAATGTCGGAGAAAAAGGCCAGTATATCCTGTATGTTAAATTCCAGATTAATCATGGCGCCCGCATAGCATTTCTGTATGCGCTCCTCGAGATAATTGTACTGGGCTATGAACTCCTCCTGCATGGCATGCCAAACGACCTGCAGCAGATTCTCTTCCTCGCACAGATGCTTGTCCACCTTCTTGTAGAGGTTCTCCAGGCCCTTTTTCACCTCCCTCGCCGGATACTGGCTGATGACCTTGCGCAGCTCCTGCTTGGAAAATGCCATTTGATAGCTGATCTCCGTCTCCTTGACGCCCTGGGCCACCTTCTGCTGCACGCCTTCAAAGAATTGCTAAAGAAGGAAATGTCATTAGAGGCAATCGTTAGGCATCTGCAATCTAACTTACGTTGAGCTTCTCCAGCGGTCGTCCGAAGTACTGCGTCACATATGCCTTGAGTGCATCGTTGTAGCGCAACTTGGCCTCCTTCTTGAGCGCATCTAGACCCGGCACCTTGAGCTGTGCCAGCAGTGCGTACATATGATGATAGTTCTCCATGCGCACCACCTGCGACGGCGTCTTTGGATGCTCCTGCGAATGCATGCTAATGCCCTCAAAGATGGCATTGACCAGCTGGAGATACCACTTCTCCATGTCGGTGCGACGATCCGATTTGCGAAAGATGCCCTCGGCCGTTTGGGCAAAATTCTCAAAGTTCTCCACATAAGGCAGAATGGCTTTCGAACGCTTGGGCAACTTGGCCTCCTTGATggattgcagctgctgttgcatgaaGCGATCAAAGTTACGCTTGACCTGCACCAAGGCCGAGGCGAAGGTCATGCTGAGAAAGGAATGTGTGTCCTGGGCGGACATGACGTGCTGCGTTAGACGCACCAGCACATAAAGCGAGTAGCTAAGCAATTTGAGAACAGCATTAGTAAAGTGTTGAAtcagaaaataaatagatgATTTTCTTACAAGCTGTCCACGCGCTCAAAGCTTTGTATGAAGCTCACCAGCTCGGGCTCAAGGCAACCAAAGAGACCCATCATCAGCTTGCGCACATCCTCGTTGATCTGACGATCGAGGCGCTTCTGCGGCACCGCAGCTCCGTCCGTAGGAGACACCATTGAGGCATTGAAAGATTGGGACATCTCATTGCCTTTGTCTTTGTCCTTGCCCACCTCGAGTGTGGTTTGCGTGTTCTTCGTTGTCGGACTTATCACATCCATTTGAAAGAAGTTGATGCAGAACAACTGTTCCTGCAAGGCAATCGGTTCCAGCTCCGCCAATACTTTTTCCAGCAACGCATCGAAACGCACGCGATCAGCGCTGTCCACCCCAGGACCCCATTGCTCTCGATTGATGCCCAACGTGCCATACGGAATGGTTGACACTGCGGACTTACGCGACGAACTAGACATGTCTAGATCCTCACGAGAACTGCGCAACTTATCGGACACTTGCAGCTTGGCCTATTGTACAAATAATTAGCAAACATATACATGCTATAAAATGATGTCAGCTCTTACCAGATTAAAGAAGTTTCGCACATCGCGATCGTAGATCTTGCTCAGTGATGCCGTGTAAACACGCATCAGGCCATCGTAGGTCTTGCGATCCATTGCCTTGGACCAGTGCATCAGCTCCGTGTACGGCGTCAACTCGCGATGCACATTTGAGTGGTTGGGCAGCGTCAATTCGGTGCTCGTCAATGGCATATCGCCAATTTCGTTGCCCAAATGGATGAACAGATTGTTGAGGAAACGACTAACTGTTGCCGAGAACTTTTGTTTCCATTTCTCGAAGCGTTTTCGCTGATCCTGCACAGCTTCTAACCGCAGTAGCGTTGGATCAATGTCGCTGTTCATCGCCTGCTGCAGACATTGAGCTGCTGTTATGGCTGCTTTACGTCCCGATGCAGTCTTCAGATCCGGATCATCCAATGCTTGTTGCTGGCTATGCGGCAAGTCCAGTTGGCTCTGCAGAGGTTAAGGATTATATTAAGagtttaaacaataaattcgATACGAGTATGAAGTGGATTTCTTCGCTTCATACTTCAACCAGTGTTTATTAAACACTCAAGTCCGAAGTTGTTAATTATACTTACGATAACTTTATTGAGTTCCCTCATGagtttgatgttgttgttgttggctatcTCGATCATGGCATTCTTGCCACCAATCTTCTCCATGGTCTCCTTCACATGTCCCAGAATATCTTCATAGCTATCCAGACGCGTTTCAAACTTGTCCGCTTCCGTAATGGCATTATCAATGTGCTCCATCATCTTCAGCACTTTCTGCTCCGATGCGAGAACACTTTGCATATTGGCCTGGTGAATTCAAGAGATTAGCAACGAAAGACAATAAACTACTTAAATGTAACTTACGCCATCCAGATCATGCAATTCTTTGGACAACTGCTCAATGAACTGCTCGGCATCCTTGATAGCAAAATCACACTCAGAGAATAGTTTGCCTAGCTCATTGGCCTCCTTATCAGTCAGCGCAGTGAACTCTTGTGCCTCCTCCTCGTCGTCCTCGTCATCTGAGTTGTGTGGCTTCTGCACAGCATTTCCAGCGCTACCCGCTCGCCCTGCTGCCAACTTCTCCGGCGACTTTTCGGAGAGCCAGGCCAGTGGAACATTACGAAACTCCGCTCGATGTGGGCCTCGcacatatttttgaatttgccTGTTGAGCACGGCCAGAAAGTTTTGTCGCTCATGCAGATTAAGGGCATACCACTTGTAGAGCTTCTCCAATTGAATGTCAAACTCATGGGTCTCAAACTGTTCGTTGCGCCCATCGATCCACTTGATCTCGTCCAGCTGCCAACTACGTTTGCGCTTGTATT
This is a stretch of genomic DNA from Drosophila albomicans strain 15112-1751.03 chromosome 3, ASM965048v2, whole genome shotgun sequence. It encodes these proteins:
- the LOC117572097 gene encoding exocyst complex component 1 is translated as MLTIGTLANIKHILQKELFNANGNSGSGERLLSVVTVTKTFKKKDKRACYLCVVSTAPPVPVVTLCLVKQSEQRESEYKRKRSWQLDEIKWIDGRNEQFETHEFDIQLEKLYKWYALNLHERQNFLAVLNRQIQKYVRGPHRAEFRNVPLAWLSEKSPEKLAAGRAGSAGNAVQKPHNSDDEDDEEEAQEFTALTDKEANELGKLFSECDFAIKDAEQFIEQLSKELHDLDGANMQSVLASEQKVLKMMEHIDNAITEADKFETRLDSYEDILGHVKETMEKIGGKNAMIEIANNNNIKLMRELNKVISQLDLPHSQQQALDDPDLKTASGRKAAITAAQCLQQAMNSDIDPTLLRLEAVQDQRKRFEKWKQKFSATVSRFLNNLFIHLGNEIGDMPLTSTELTLPNHSNVHRELTPYTELMHWSKAMDRKTYDGLMRVYTASLSKIYDRDVRNFFNLAKLQVSDKLRSSREDLDMSSSSRKSAVSTIPYGTLGINREQWGPGVDSADRVRFDALLEKVLAELEPIALQEQLFCINFFQMDVISPTTKNTQTTLEVGKDKDKGNEMSQSFNASMVSPTDGAAVPQKRLDRQINEDVRKLMMGLFGCLEPELVSFIQSFERVDSFYSLYVLVRLTQHVMSAQDTHSFLSMTFASALVQVKRNFDRFMQQQLQSIKEAKLPKRSKAILPYVENFENFAQTAEGIFRKSDRRTDMEKWYLQLVNAIFEGISMHSQEHPKTPSQVVRMENYHHMYALLAQLKVPGLDALKKEAKLRYNDALKAYVTQYFGRPLEKLNQFFEGVQQKVAQGVKETEISYQMAFSKQELRKVISQYPAREVKKGLENLYKKVDKHLCEEENLLQVVWHAMQEEFIAQYNYLEERIQKCYAGAMINLEFNIQDILAFFSDIARSH